A genomic window from Plasmodium coatneyi strain Hackeri chromosome 13, complete sequence includes:
- a CDS encoding Serine/threonine-protein phosphatase — MALEIDIDNVISKLIEVRGTRPGKNVNLTENEIKILCLSSREIFLNQPILLELEAPIKICGDIHGQFYDLLRLFEYGGFPPDANYLFLGDYVDRGKQSLETICLLLAYKIKYPENFFLLRGNHECASINRIYGFYDECKRRYSVKLWKTFIDCFNCLPVAAIIDEKIFCMHGGLSPELNNMEQIRKITRPTDVPDNGLLCDLLWSDPEKEINGWGENDRGVSFTFGQDVVHNFLRKHELDLICRAHQVVEDGYEFFAKRQLVTLFSAPNYCGEFDNAGAMMSVDETLMCSFQILKPVEKKKAAN; from the exons ATGGCATTAGAAATAGATATAGATAATGTAATATCAAAGCTAATAGAAGTTCGAGGCACCAGACCAGGGAAAAATGTTAACTTGACAGAAAATgagataaaaatattatgccTTTCCAGCAGAgaaatttttcttaaccAACCTATATTACTGGAGCTCGAGGCACCgataaaaatatgtggagACATTCACGGCCAGTTTTATGACTTGCTAAGGCTCTTCGAGTATGGCGGCTTTCCGCCGGATGccaattatttatttttgg GAGATTACGTGGATAGAGGTAAACAAAGCCTAGAAACCATTTGCTTACTACTAGcgtacaaaataaaatatcctgagaatttttttctactaaGGGGAAATCATGAGTGTGCCTCGATAAACAGAATATACGGATTTTACGATGAGTGTAAACGAAGATACAGTGTAAAATTGTGGAAAACATTTATTGATTGCTTCAACTGTCTCCCCGTTGCGGCAATAATTGacgaaaaaattttttgtatgcatgGCGGACTGTCGCCTGAATTAAATAATATGGAACAGATTAGGAAGATAACCAGGCCAACGGATGTTCCCGACAACG GCCTCCTGTGTGATTTATTATGGTCGGACccggaaaaggaaataaacgGGTGGGGAGAAAACGACCGAGGAGTTTCGTTCACTTTTGGCCAGGATGTagttcacaattttttaaggaagcATGAGTTGGACTTGATATGCAGAGCGCATCAG GTGGTGGAAGATGGCTACGAGTTTTTCGCGAAAAGACAGCTAGTTACGCTGTTTTCTGCTCCCAACTATTGCGGAGAATTTGATAATGCCGGTGCCATGATGAGTGTCGACGAGACCTTGATGTGTTCATTTcaa ATTTTAAAGCcagtcgaaaaaaaaaaggctgcTAATTGA
- a CDS encoding 60S ribosomal protein L10, which yields MGRRPARCYRYCKNKPYPKSRYCRGVPDPKIRIYDMGRKKADVNEFSGVVHLVSYEYEQISSEALEAARISANKYMITNCGKDNFHLRVRVHPFHVLRINKMLSCAGADRLQTGMRGAFGKPNGVVARVDIGQVLLSIRTKENFIAKACEALRRAKYKFPGRQKVFVSNKWGFTKFSKDEYQEFKKKGRIISDGVSCKFIREKGPLDKIYKDINTVIES from the coding sequence ATGGGAAGAAGACCAGCGAGATGCTACCGCTACTGCAAAAACAAACCTTACCCCAAGAGCAGATACTGTAGAGGTGTGCCAGATCCCAAGATAAGAATTTACGacatgggaagaaaaaaggcagaCGTGAATGAATTCAGTGGAGTTGTTCACCTGGTGTCATACGAATATGAGCAAATATCCTCAGAGGCATTGGAAGCAGCACGTATTAGTgcaaacaaatatatgatTACGAATTGCGGTAAGGATAACTTTCACTTAAGAGTCCGAGTCCACCCTTTCCATGTGCTGAGGATAAATAAAATGTTGTCGTGCGCAGGTGCTGATAGGCTACAAACAGGTATGAGAGGTGCCTTTGGAAAACCCAACGGTGTTGTTGCAAGAGTTGACATTGGACAAGTTCTTCTCTCCATAAGAAccaaagaaaattttattgcAAAGGCATGTGAGGCATTGAGAAGAGCCAAATATAAATTCCCGGGTAGACAAAAAGTCTTTGTTAGCAACAAATGGGGATTCACCAAATTTTCCAAAGACGAATATCAggaatttaagaaaaaaggaagaataatatCCGATGGAGTCAGCTGCAAATTTATTAGGGAAAAGGGACCATTAGATAAAATATACAAGGACATAAATACAGTTATTGAGTCctaa